In Deinococcus seoulensis, the following are encoded in one genomic region:
- a CDS encoding (2Fe-2S)-binding protein: MNVTVNVNGKSYTRDVEPRTLLVHFLREELLLTGTHVGCDTSQCGACTVHVNGDAVKSCTLLAVQADGMDVTTIEGIGTVADLHPLQTGFWEEHGLQCGFCTPGMIMSSAELLKHTPNPTEDQIRHHLEGNYCRCTGYHNIVRAVQHAASAMQGASQAADD, encoded by the coding sequence ATGAACGTCACCGTGAACGTGAACGGCAAGTCCTACACCCGCGACGTGGAACCCAGAACGCTCCTCGTGCACTTTCTGCGCGAGGAACTGCTGCTGACCGGCACGCACGTCGGCTGCGACACCAGCCAGTGCGGCGCGTGCACCGTGCACGTCAACGGCGACGCCGTGAAAAGCTGCACCCTGCTGGCCGTCCAGGCCGACGGCATGGACGTCACCACCATCGAGGGCATCGGCACCGTCGCCGACCTGCACCCCCTCCAGACCGGCTTCTGGGAAGAACACGGCCTGCAATGCGGGTTCTGCACGCCCGGCATGATCATGAGTTCCGCCGAATTGCTCAAGCACACCCCCAACCCCACCGAGGACCAGATCCGCCACCACCTTGAGGGCAACTACTGCCGCTGCACCGGGTACCACAACATCGTCCGGGCCGTGCAGCACGCCGCGAGCGCCATGCAGGGCGCCAGCCAGGCCGCCGACGACTGA
- a CDS encoding transcriptional regulator produces MNERLVLERQRRVTAWNRFVARGGVGGAPGVGRAGAGDVPAGVLASWNRSALTVPPDRVTAPVSDQGPAWTGSPLEFATRSLRPELGTLAREGDLMVALADTRGQLLWTAGSPRMQRLGRALNFVPGGHWDEGSVGTNALALALRERQAVRVFAAEHYVQAVHDWVCYCAPLRDARGALLGVLNLSTVWDQSTPLGLASAQHYAQRIEAQLAGPDVPAGVQVRLCGVPGVQLGGRRLHLTPRQLELLTVLALHPDGLTLDALHAHMYGDAPISSSTLKSEVSTLRGLLGGQIASRPYRLSVAVDLDLLRVERLLLSGDVNGALDLFDGPPLPVSESPLLSYWRSYLDGALRRAVCGARDPALLWRYAARFDDLEVLALLESLLGPQDPRREVVRARHAALLREL; encoded by the coding sequence ATGAACGAGCGACTCGTACTGGAAAGGCAGCGGCGCGTCACGGCCTGGAACCGCTTCGTGGCGCGCGGCGGGGTCGGCGGCGCGCCCGGCGTGGGCCGCGCCGGGGCAGGTGACGTGCCTGCGGGCGTGCTGGCCTCCTGGAACCGGTCGGCGCTGACGGTCCCGCCGGACCGGGTGACGGCGCCCGTGTCCGACCAGGGTCCGGCGTGGACGGGGTCGCCGCTGGAGTTCGCCACGCGGTCCCTGCGGCCCGAACTGGGCACCCTGGCGCGCGAAGGGGACCTGATGGTGGCGCTGGCCGACACGCGCGGGCAACTGCTCTGGACGGCCGGAAGTCCGCGCATGCAGCGGCTGGGCCGGGCGCTGAACTTCGTGCCCGGCGGTCACTGGGACGAGGGCAGCGTGGGCACCAACGCGCTGGCGCTGGCGCTGCGGGAACGGCAGGCGGTGCGGGTGTTCGCCGCCGAGCATTACGTGCAGGCCGTGCATGACTGGGTGTGTTACTGCGCGCCGCTGCGGGACGCGCGCGGGGCGCTGCTGGGCGTCCTGAACCTGAGTACCGTGTGGGATCAGAGCACGCCGCTGGGACTGGCGAGCGCGCAGCATTACGCGCAGCGGATCGAGGCGCAGCTGGCCGGGCCGGACGTTCCGGCGGGCGTGCAGGTGCGGCTGTGCGGCGTGCCGGGCGTGCAACTGGGGGGCCGCCGCCTGCACCTGACGCCCCGGCAGCTGGAGTTGCTGACCGTGCTGGCCCTGCACCCGGACGGCCTGACGCTGGACGCCCTGCACGCGCACATGTACGGGGACGCGCCGATCAGTTCCAGCACCCTGAAGTCCGAGGTCAGCACGCTGCGGGGGCTGCTGGGCGGGCAGATCGCGTCGCGGCCGTACCGGCTGAGCGTGGCGGTGGACCTGGACCTGCTGCGCGTGGAGCGGCTGCTGCTGTCGGGGGACGTGAACGGCGCGCTGGACCTGTTCGACGGGCCGCCGCTGCCGGTCAGCGAGTCGCCGCTGCTGTCGTACTGGCGTTCGTACCTGGACGGGGCGCTGCGGCGGGCGGTGTGCGGCGCGCGGGACCCGGCGCTGCTGTGGCGGTACGCGGCGCGCTTCGATGACCTGGAGGTGCTGGCGTTGCTGGAGTCGCTGCTGGGACCGCAGGACCCCCGGCGGGAGGTGGTACGGGCGCGGCACGCGGCGCTGCTGCGCGAACTGTAG
- a CDS encoding NAD(P)/FAD-dependent oxidoreductase, with the protein MKTLILGAGYSGLAVATKMKPAPGLEALMVEQNAYHTFETRLHEAAAHNTRVTLPLAPLLRGTGVNLEQAQVEGVNLDDREVTLKDGRVLTYDTLVVGLGSVTNFYRIPGLAENAAELKQLSDADEIFNFVNRAYTTEYQGNRDIVVGGAGLTGVELVTELAQRAQLLSKERGLPPFNIYLVEAGPKILPILDDGLRGKAQKTLEEYGIHILVGHRLMQATADSVTVQTAEGEQKVIGAGKIIWTGGIQARDIVKGEKLEKGPGGRIAVDDRLRAKGYPDVFIIGDMGLALNQEGKPVPTTAQHAGQQGRLTGKNIMRMVKGEELEAYEPTTLGEFVSLGGLMAVGWMKLPWNQKLAITGGIAHVMKRASEWRWRVSID; encoded by the coding sequence ATGAAGACCCTCATCCTCGGTGCTGGTTACTCCGGCCTTGCTGTCGCCACGAAAATGAAACCCGCGCCCGGACTCGAAGCCCTGATGGTCGAGCAGAACGCCTACCACACCTTCGAAACCCGCCTCCACGAGGCCGCCGCGCACAACACCCGCGTCACCCTGCCCCTGGCACCCCTGCTGCGCGGCACCGGCGTGAACCTCGAACAGGCCCAGGTCGAAGGCGTGAACCTCGACGACCGTGAGGTCACCCTGAAAGACGGCCGCGTCCTCACGTACGACACCCTGGTCGTCGGCCTGGGCAGCGTCACGAACTTCTACCGCATTCCCGGCCTGGCCGAGAACGCCGCCGAACTCAAGCAACTCAGCGACGCCGACGAGATCTTCAACTTCGTCAACCGCGCCTACACCACCGAGTACCAGGGCAACCGCGACATCGTCGTCGGCGGCGCCGGCCTGACCGGCGTGGAACTCGTCACGGAACTCGCCCAGCGCGCCCAGCTGCTCAGCAAGGAACGCGGCCTGCCCCCCTTCAACATCTACCTCGTCGAGGCCGGCCCCAAGATCCTCCCCATCCTCGACGACGGCCTGCGCGGCAAAGCCCAGAAAACCCTCGAAGAGTACGGCATCCACATCCTCGTCGGGCACCGCCTGATGCAGGCCACCGCCGACAGCGTCACCGTGCAGACCGCCGAAGGCGAACAGAAAGTCATCGGCGCCGGCAAGATCATCTGGACCGGCGGCATCCAGGCCCGCGACATCGTCAAGGGCGAGAAACTGGAAAAAGGCCCCGGCGGCCGCATCGCCGTGGACGACAGACTGCGCGCCAAGGGCTACCCCGACGTGTTCATCATCGGCGACATGGGCCTCGCCCTGAACCAGGAAGGCAAACCCGTGCCCACCACCGCCCAGCACGCCGGACAGCAGGGCCGCCTGACCGGCAAGAACATCATGCGCATGGTCAAGGGCGAGGAACTCGAAGCCTACGAACCCACCACCCTGGGCGAATTCGTCAGCCTGGGCGGCCTAATGGCCGTCGGCTGGATGAAACTCCCCTGGAACCAGAAGCTCGCCATCACCGGCGGCATCGCCCACGTCATGAAACGCGCCAGTGAATGGCGCTGGCGCGTCAGCATCGACTGA